The genomic stretch AACCTAACCAACATCAGCAGTATCAATGGTTATGCCTGGAGATATTTGGATGAAAGTTACGACTACCTGTATGATGGCTCTTTATTTCTGGCATATCTGAAAAGCTCAACCGATACAATAGTATATCGCGATTTGTTCAACACTCATTCCTTTGGCGCTTCCTCCGTTCTGAATATAGATTCATCTGATCCCCGCTGGCAGAGAGGGACTTTCAGCACGGTAGACCCAGGGTGTAACCTCAAAGTAAGAGCTGAGGTCTTAGCGCCATCTCATCCGGATTCTTCTGAATTGATGATACACAGGTTTGTGGCATTCAACCTTACCCCGGATACGGTCAAGAATCTTTACCTGGGAATGGTGCTGGACTGGGACATTCCGACCAGTTCTTACAACAGCGCCGGGTATGATTCTACCCTGAACTTGCTCTGGCAGAGAAATACTGGTAATCAGAGGTATGCAGGGATAGCCTATCTTTCTGATACCACTCTTTATGGTGCTAAGGCAGTGAAAAATAGCACCCACATATACAACACCGGGGATTTTGAGACCGGAGATCTTTATCAGGTAGCGTCCAGTCCGGGGTATCTCATTGAAGGCTCGAGTACCGATCTGTCTTCAGTTCTCACTGCTAAGAAAACAGATCTTGCTCCGGGAGATTCAGTCAAGTTTGACCTGGCATTGGTCTCTACTAAAGTCAGCCTGGATTCCCTCAAAGCCAGCGTGCGCAAAGCCAAAGCGATGATCACAACCTATTCCCACGGCGATGCTAATGGAGACAAAAAGGTGACCATATCGGATGTGGTCTATATCGTGAACTACCTGTTCAAAGGAGGACCTGCTCCTGTTCCGTTCCTATCCGGTGATGCAAACTGCGATGGTAATGTAAATATTACGGATGTGATCTACTTGATTAATTACCTGTTCAAAGGGGGACCGGTGCCATGTGCCTGAAAATATAGCTCTATAAGTCTCTATAATTTAATAGATTACTTGGACGACTAATGAGTTGAGAGTAAAACGAGTACCTCTGTTCTTTCTTATAACCATTTGGACCTTATCTACTTCCTTTTTAGACCGAAACTCAATTTCTAAAGTTTAGAAACTTAAAAAATCTTCTTGACAAAATAAGGTATTTACCTTAATATTGTTACACCATGCCTGCCTTGTTGGAGGGGGCAAGCAAGGTGTGGGGATGGTTTTTTTTATATCTAAAGAAACCCTAAGAACAGTATAACCAAAAATTTCTGGGACTAAGTCCCAGGAGGTGAACTTATGATCTTTCTCTAAGATCTGAAAGGATAGGGGGATCTTCTTGTCTTTCAGAACTGGACTGGGGGTTTTGATGAGGAAGTTTTAAAGGGTTTTGGAAAAAAGGAGGTGGTTCCAGGAAAAAAAGTCTCTTTACTTTAGTCAACTTCAGAAAAATCATTTAGACTTTAACAAGGGGAACTGAAATGAACTTGAGAGGTATTATTAAAGCGACAATTTGCTTATTAGCAGCCATTTTGGCTTTAACTGCTGGGGTGGGGTGGGCGCAGACAATTCAAACAAGCGTAAAGAAAATTCATGTTCATGAACAAATGTTCGATAATGAACAAATCTTCAGTAAAAATGCAGGAATGGGGTTGATGAATTATGGCACACCTCCGTTTAACAATCCAAATTATTACTATGCCGCTGTTAAAACTGCACCTTCTGGAGTATGGTACAGGCAAGCTGGATTAAGTCCGAATGGACAAAAAATTATTGCACAAAAATCATTTACCGACGGAAGCTATAGCCGAACCGAAATCGTGCTGATGAATGCTAACGGAACGGGTGAGATAATTATCTCAGCAGGCAACTCGGGGGAGGGGGACATCTATGGTTACATGAATCCCTTCTGGAGTGATGACGGAACCGTGGTAGGATTTGCAGAAGTCCATAATAGTAATCCCAACAAAATTGTCCGCTACGTTGTTTCATCCGGTACGAGTAGCTACATCTACGAACCGGTTGCGCCGCTAGACGCTTGCAATGCGGATTTCATGGGAAACAGCACAACTTCGATAGTATTCTGGGATTGGATTGCAGCGGATGGCGCAGCGGATCTGTTTATTTGGGACGGAACTACTCGTACTAATATTACGAATAGCACAAACTACTCAGAATACGAACCGGTATCCAATGGCGATGGGACGGTCATTCTCTATTGGTCGGGAGAGACCACCGCCGAACCAGTTAACACCACACACACTTTGACATATTCTGGCGGTGTATGGACGAAGGATGTTGGCTTCACTCCAATTACAGATAGTTATTGGCCCTACTGGTCCAGCCGGTCTGACAACTATATCGGCGTGACAGTGATGTCCTCGAAAGATGTCTATGTATACAGCAACACCGGTACTTTTGTCTTTGATCTTACGGGGCCTGGATACTCTGGTGGGAGTGGACAGTGGAATTTCATCGGTTTTGCTTTTGAAGGTCCTGATGGAGAAATTGTGGCAACCTCCAATGCTGGCAGGACTGATCCTGGCAGGGATATTATTTTCGCTGCCCCACGCACAAAACTGTTTGTTGCATCGACTGGTTCAGACTCATATCCGGGCACTCTCAACGCCCCATTCTTGACTATCAACAAAGGTGTTACAGAAGCGATAAGTGGTGGTTCCGTTAACGTGGCGGTGGGGACGTATGTTGAGAACATTGCTATCGTTAAGCCGGTAAATTTGCTAGGCGCGGGCTCATCCACAACTATCATTAATGGAAATAATGTCGGCAACGCGGTCACGATTACTGCTTCTGACGTGACGCTGTCTGGGTTCAGAGTGACTGGCGGATGGAAGCAGGGTTCTACCCCAGTGTGGTACGAAGCTGGAGGTGTGGTGGTCAATGGCAACGGTGGCACTTCCTCGTTAACTGGAATTACTATTCAGGACAACAGCATTGACGGTAACGCTGGAAATGGTGTCTATGTATCTGCTGCGGGGCATGGTGGTACAGCTGACAATGTGGTCATCATGAACAACCAGATTTTCAACAACGGTAGTGGGGGAAGCTGTGCGGGTGTATCACTCACGTACCGCAATTATATAGTAAGAGACATCGGGGTCTGGGACGAATGGCGCCGCCCAAAGAACATACGGGTTGAACTTAACAATATCTACAGTAACTCGGAGTATGGCGTATACGTTAGCGCGGGCCAGAACGTTAGAATCAAGTCGAATAATCTGTACAGCAACTCAAAATACGGACTGCAATTGACCCCAAGCTGGAATCGCACTGATATCCCATGCGAGTATACGACGGTGGATAGCAACAACATCCATGACAACATACGCAACGGCGTGAAGCTTACGTCGTACAACAAGCACAACACGTTCACGGTGAACACGATTTCCAACAACGGCTCCGGCGGAACGAGTGATTATTACAAGTATGGATTTCTATTCCAGGATGGAAACGATAACGTTATTCAGAACAATACCATCACTGGAAACGCACTCGGTGGTTTGTACTTATGGGGACAGGGCGATCCATCTTACACTTGGTACTCCACGACAAATAATACTATTACAGGGAATAAAATTTCTAAACACACGGCGATCGGTGGGCACGGCATATACATCCCTACTAAGGGTGGATACCCCAACAGTGGCTTCCTGAACTCAGACATTTATGATAACATCTTGATGTGCAATACGTCCAATGCGAAGGATGATTGTCCAAGCAATTCCTGGGATAATGGAGTTGACCAAGGTAACTTCTGGGATGATTGGGCTTCTAATTCTGGATATCCGACTCAATACAATGTTCCTGGAACTGCCGGAAGCGTGGATCGTTATCCACAGGCTCCTTTGGTCGTCTGGGTGGATGATGATTGGGCAGGAACCCCCTGTGGCGATTCGGTTGGCGGGCATTTGTTTGGTTACGATGCATTCGATAAGGTTCAGGATGGTGTAGATGGAGTTGCACCTGCTGGTGTTGTTAATGTAGCAGCCGGGATGTATGAGGAACAGGTGGTTATAAATAAATCCAATCTAACCATTACAGGAGCAGGGGCAGGACCTGATCCAGCAACCCATACAATCGTCAAATCTCCTGTGATCCTCACTTGGTTCTTTACCACCAGTGCTAACAACTATCCGGTTATGGGCATAAATGGTGCGACAGGAGTTCAGATCAAGAACTTAAGGGTGGATGGTGCCGGTCGAGGCAACAGCAACTATCGCTTTGTAGGGGTTGGCTTCTGGAATGGAGATGGATCCGTGATTGACTGCGAGATTACCGGAGTTCAGGATACTCCGTTCAGTGGTGCTCAGCATGGAAACGGCATTTACTCTTATAATAACGCCGGTGGTCCTTATACTATCAACGTTTCGGGAACTGAAATTGACGATTTCCAGAAGAACGGAATGACGCTGTTGGGAAACAATTTAACCGTAAATGTATTGAATTGCACTGTGATGGGTAAGGGATTGACCAGTATAACCGCCCAGAACGGTATCCAGATAGGTTATGGAGCCGGTGGATCAGTTACAAACTGCTCGGTTTCAGATATTGGTTATATCCCAGCCACTTGGGTTGCTAGTGGTATGATATTCTTAAATGGCACTATAGTGAATGTGAGTGGGACAAGCTCTGTTTCAGGCTCACAGGTCAGTATAGTCTATCAGGAAACTCAAGGCTCAGTGGATGGC from Candidatus Zixiibacteriota bacterium encodes the following:
- a CDS encoding right-handed parallel beta-helix repeat-containing protein, encoding MNLRGIIKATICLLAAILALTAGVGWAQTIQTSVKKIHVHEQMFDNEQIFSKNAGMGLMNYGTPPFNNPNYYYAAVKTAPSGVWYRQAGLSPNGQKIIAQKSFTDGSYSRTEIVLMNANGTGEIIISAGNSGEGDIYGYMNPFWSDDGTVVGFAEVHNSNPNKIVRYVVSSGTSSYIYEPVAPLDACNADFMGNSTTSIVFWDWIAADGAADLFIWDGTTRTNITNSTNYSEYEPVSNGDGTVILYWSGETTAEPVNTTHTLTYSGGVWTKDVGFTPITDSYWPYWSSRSDNYIGVTVMSSKDVYVYSNTGTFVFDLTGPGYSGGSGQWNFIGFAFEGPDGEIVATSNAGRTDPGRDIIFAAPRTKLFVASTGSDSYPGTLNAPFLTINKGVTEAISGGSVNVAVGTYVENIAIVKPVNLLGAGSSTTIINGNNVGNAVTITASDVTLSGFRVTGGWKQGSTPVWYEAGGVVVNGNGGTSSLTGITIQDNSIDGNAGNGVYVSAAGHGGTADNVVIMNNQIFNNGSGGSCAGVSLTYRNYIVRDIGVWDEWRRPKNIRVELNNIYSNSEYGVYVSAGQNVRIKSNNLYSNSKYGLQLTPSWNRTDIPCEYTTVDSNNIHDNIRNGVKLTSYNKHNTFTVNTISNNGSGGTSDYYKYGFLFQDGNDNVIQNNTITGNALGGLYLWGQGDPSYTWYSTTNNTITGNKISKHTAIGGHGIYIPTKGGYPNSGFLNSDIYDNILMCNTSNAKDDCPSNSWDNGVDQGNFWDDWASNSGYPTQYNVPGTAGSVDRYPQAPLVVWVDDDWAGTPCGDSVGGHLFGYDAFDKVQDGVDGVAPAGVVNVAAGMYEEQVVINKSNLTITGAGAGPDPATHTIVKSPVILTWFFTTSANNYPVMGINGATGVQIKNLRVDGAGRGNSNYRFVGVGFWNGDGSVIDCEITGVQDTPFSGAQHGNGIYSYNNAGGPYTINVSGTEIDDFQKNGMTLLGNNLTVNVLNCTVMGKGLTSITAQNGIQIGYGAGGSVTNCSVSDIGYIPATWVASGMIFLNGTIVNVSGTSSVSGSQVSIVYQETQGSVDGVNITSADIDAAEGISIRDYGYSRFKGSPGKISAISLSPFEEEWGVESKLLSIPTTVTINNATLTGVHHVGSYGVAAWSLGDDVNLTLTNSDIQDWEIGVVAYESGSKVNVTANNNTISSNDMGFWTNAALVQDAEQNWWGDASGPYHSATNAGAMGNEVTDYVDYSPWWGANYVGDSHAAPWTWYVNTSNNSTIQEGIDLASSGDLVRARPGTYNENININKPLALLGAGQDSVLVYPDSSDIGTPNPELGPSFRGSQMCVVQATDVTIDGVTFNGNSPSFPAPIDARNGIITNYSAGDWSNLKVQNCTVKNIYMRGIYASAKNPNNLTGVDFNHNTVSNVKSVSMQSAGIMLWGSSGKVKHNNVSDASLGIFYHWYSDGNIDSNTVTTSEVCLGANSNDAATSISYNTITNSSQGIQTVYILAPVNVTFNSITACTSGVVLYGGGSAQNNVWDNSITGLGYYSTYGFWGSTDPYGALSANLKRNTIKYNFYGMVLNEVHGNNAALLSVLIGGASSDRNFIYNNTNYELLLEYCNDNQTATYNYWGKSTDAEIEAEIYHKPDQADLGLVTYGSAFLRGDVNLDGKISIADVVYLINYLFKGGPAPQIFMVADVNRDGFLTVADAVYLINYLFKGGPAPKVLVSESLKPAMGRPLVEKPKLIKPVDLHSVEK